Proteins encoded by one window of Silvibacterium dinghuense:
- the mqnE gene encoding aminofutalosine synthase MqnE → MSEVSAGTQFGPSSAAQARPFRTSDPRLEPVARRVMAGERLNFDDGLVLYGSPDIFAVGWLANTVREKLHGDLTYFNVNRHINPTNVCVANCRLCAFGRKKGTDGSYTMDLEQAWAAAASGYSEAVTEFHIVGGLHPDLPLEFFLDLISGLKERFPQVHIKAFTMVEIAFLAKRAKLSIPETIERMKAAGLDSCPGGGAEIFADRVRHIICDHKIDGSEWLDTARMVHQAGLKSNATMLYGHIENDEDRVDHLLRLRAVQDETGGFQTFIPLAFHPDNTPLDHLPRTTGMTDLRQIAVGRLLLDNFPHIKAYWQMMTPQIAQIALRFGADDVDGTVIEEKIYHDAGATTPQGMRRQDLMRLIAEAGRVPVERDTLYRNVTRTEDSFTVAV, encoded by the coding sequence ATGAGCGAAGTATCCGCCGGCACCCAGTTCGGACCTTCTTCCGCCGCCCAGGCGCGGCCCTTCCGCACCAGCGATCCTCGCCTCGAGCCTGTCGCCCGCAGGGTGATGGCCGGCGAGCGCCTCAACTTCGACGACGGCCTGGTCCTCTATGGTTCGCCGGACATCTTCGCCGTTGGCTGGCTGGCCAACACCGTGCGTGAAAAGCTCCACGGCGACCTGACGTACTTCAACGTCAACCGGCACATCAATCCGACGAATGTCTGCGTGGCCAATTGCCGCCTCTGCGCCTTCGGCCGCAAAAAGGGAACCGACGGCTCCTACACCATGGACCTCGAGCAGGCGTGGGCAGCCGCAGCCTCCGGATACAGCGAAGCCGTTACCGAGTTCCACATCGTCGGCGGCCTCCATCCCGATCTGCCCCTGGAATTCTTCCTCGACCTCATCAGCGGCCTCAAGGAGCGCTTTCCGCAAGTGCACATCAAGGCCTTCACCATGGTCGAGATTGCTTTCCTCGCCAAGCGGGCCAAGCTGAGCATCCCCGAGACCATCGAGCGCATGAAAGCCGCGGGCCTCGACTCCTGCCCCGGCGGCGGAGCCGAGATTTTTGCCGACCGCGTCCGCCACATCATCTGCGATCACAAGATCGACGGCAGCGAGTGGCTCGATACTGCGCGCATGGTGCACCAGGCTGGCCTCAAGTCCAATGCCACCATGCTTTACGGCCACATTGAGAACGACGAGGATCGCGTCGATCACCTGCTCAGGCTGCGCGCGGTACAGGACGAGACGGGCGGCTTCCAGACGTTTATCCCCCTCGCCTTTCATCCGGACAACACGCCGCTCGACCATCTGCCCCGCACCACCGGCATGACCGATCTGCGGCAGATTGCCGTCGGCCGCCTGCTGCTCGACAACTTCCCGCATATCAAGGCCTATTGGCAGATGATGACGCCGCAGATCGCCCAGATTGCGCTACGTTTCGGTGCAGATGATGTCGATGGCACGGTCATCGAAGAGAAGATTTACCACGATGCCGGCGCAACCACTCCGCAAGGCATGCGCCGCCAGGATCTGATGCGCCTCATCGCTGAGGCCGGCCGTGTTCCCGTCGAGCGCGATACGCTGTATCGCAACGTGACCCGCACGG
- a CDS encoding ABC transporter permease, protein MRILRPFFRRRRYDDLSVSIREHLEEKIDELMDEGLSREEAELAARRAFGNVALLEERSREAWQWPTAESLIADVRFTLRQLAGAPGFTLACLLTLALGIGGNVAVFSLLDAVLFHPLPYRDAGQIMFITETLPAMSLDEVGVSVQEARDYMARSRSFEAMGTYNSEGLNLTGSGQPMRINAATVSPSIFPLLGVSPVLGRTFTKEEDKPGHDAVAVLSWRLWQNEYRGDRAILGRTIQLDERPVQVIGIMPPSFRFPFDGKPFSEMADLWLPDVPSPKLLEPHNRIMEFGVGLVGRLRPGVSVEQARTEIAHLCAAFETEHSDIYSGTLRLETSLYPFAAYSMQKARPLALLLMAAVACVLLIACANVASLLLARAGHRTREMAIRAAIGAGRIRLLRQCLVESLVLSTGGAIAGVALAEVLILALRHWGPAAVPRLHDVSLHGPVLLFALGITVVAAVLFGLVPAWKLSHTAPQSALKDTTQIGGTRSSQRLLHAIAVSEIALAITLLIAGGLLIRSFERLISAPFGFDPQSTTVVRTVFDAARYPDPAKRVQAEFEVLDRLSHLPGVTRVAIASHLPLGDSREIGIHIEHAPPDEYHWAENSMVSPGYFRAMGIPILRGRDFTAQDNNPSTPVVIVSQAFARQLYPERDAIGQRFEWSGPALFTIIGIAADVHIAALDTDPPAMTYMALNQVGGHGVAGSVAFILRSTGDSTPDFAAIQQAVWSLDRELPLYNVTTLSTLIEASLAQRRFTLQVLTAFAVSATVLAVIGLFGVLSYLVEQRSREFGVRMALGADRRRILTLIASRGLFLGASGAIVGLMLAFVATGLLRGSLYHVSRFDPLTYLAVPLLLMIVSLAAVLIPARRAAAVDPMQALRSE, encoded by the coding sequence ATGCGCATCCTTCGTCCGTTCTTTCGTCGACGCCGTTATGACGATCTCTCCGTTTCCATCCGCGAGCACCTCGAAGAGAAGATCGACGAGTTGATGGACGAAGGCCTGAGCCGTGAAGAGGCTGAGCTGGCAGCCCGCCGCGCCTTCGGCAATGTGGCGCTGCTCGAAGAGCGCAGCCGTGAGGCCTGGCAGTGGCCCACCGCAGAAAGCCTTATCGCCGACGTGCGCTTTACTCTGCGCCAGCTCGCAGGCGCGCCCGGATTCACCCTGGCCTGCCTGCTCACCCTCGCGCTCGGTATCGGAGGCAACGTCGCGGTCTTCAGCCTGCTTGATGCGGTGCTCTTTCATCCACTGCCGTATCGCGATGCCGGACAGATCATGTTCATCACCGAGACCCTGCCCGCCATGAGCCTCGATGAAGTCGGTGTCTCCGTGCAGGAGGCGCGCGATTACATGGCCCGCAGCCGATCCTTCGAGGCGATGGGCACATACAACAGTGAGGGACTGAACCTCACCGGCTCTGGTCAGCCGATGCGCATCAACGCAGCCACCGTCTCTCCCTCGATCTTTCCGCTGCTCGGAGTCTCACCTGTGCTCGGCCGCACATTCACGAAAGAAGAGGACAAGCCTGGACATGACGCCGTTGCTGTTCTCTCCTGGCGTCTTTGGCAGAACGAATACCGCGGTGATCGCGCCATCCTTGGCAGGACGATCCAGCTCGACGAAAGACCGGTGCAGGTGATCGGCATCATGCCGCCGTCTTTCCGCTTTCCCTTCGATGGCAAGCCCTTCTCGGAGATGGCTGATCTTTGGCTCCCCGATGTGCCTTCGCCAAAATTGCTTGAGCCGCATAACCGCATCATGGAGTTCGGCGTCGGCCTTGTCGGTCGGCTGCGCCCAGGCGTGAGCGTCGAGCAGGCACGCACCGAGATCGCTCACCTCTGTGCGGCCTTTGAGACCGAGCACTCCGATATTTATTCCGGTACGCTGCGTCTCGAGACGAGCCTTTATCCCTTCGCGGCCTACTCCATGCAGAAAGCCCGGCCTCTGGCCCTATTGTTGATGGCCGCTGTCGCCTGCGTGCTCCTCATCGCCTGCGCCAATGTGGCCAGTCTGTTGCTTGCCCGTGCCGGTCATCGCACGCGAGAGATGGCCATCCGTGCTGCGATCGGTGCCGGTCGCATCCGTTTGCTGCGCCAGTGCCTGGTGGAGAGCCTGGTGCTCTCCACCGGAGGAGCCATCGCGGGCGTCGCGCTTGCCGAGGTGCTGATCCTCGCGCTCCGTCATTGGGGGCCAGCCGCAGTGCCACGCCTGCATGATGTTTCACTGCACGGTCCGGTGCTGCTCTTTGCGCTGGGCATCACGGTCGTGGCCGCTGTGCTCTTCGGCCTTGTGCCGGCGTGGAAGCTCTCGCACACCGCGCCGCAGTCCGCGCTCAAGGACACCACCCAGATTGGCGGTACGCGTTCGAGCCAGCGCCTGCTGCATGCCATCGCGGTGTCGGAGATCGCCCTGGCCATCACCCTGCTCATCGCCGGAGGTCTGCTCATTCGCAGCTTCGAGCGACTCATCTCTGCGCCCTTCGGCTTCGACCCGCAATCCACCACGGTGGTGCGCACGGTCTTCGATGCGGCTCGCTATCCCGATCCTGCGAAGCGTGTGCAGGCGGAGTTCGAAGTCCTCGACCGGCTTTCGCATCTCCCCGGCGTCACTCGCGTTGCGATTGCCAGCCACCTGCCACTGGGAGACTCACGCGAAATCGGCATTCACATCGAGCATGCGCCGCCGGATGAATACCACTGGGCGGAAAACTCCATGGTCAGTCCCGGATACTTCCGCGCCATGGGCATTCCGATCCTGCGCGGACGCGACTTCACTGCCCAGGACAACAATCCGTCCACACCGGTGGTGATCGTCAGCCAGGCCTTTGCCCGCCAGCTTTACCCTGAACGGGATGCCATCGGTCAGCGTTTCGAGTGGTCCGGACCCGCGCTCTTCACCATCATCGGCATTGCCGCGGATGTGCATATTGCGGCACTCGACACCGATCCTCCCGCGATGACGTACATGGCTCTCAATCAGGTCGGTGGCCACGGAGTGGCTGGAAGCGTCGCCTTTATCTTGCGGAGCACCGGTGACTCCACTCCCGATTTCGCCGCCATCCAGCAGGCGGTATGGTCGCTGGACCGCGAGCTTCCGCTCTACAACGTCACCACGCTCTCCACGCTGATCGAAGCATCGCTTGCTCAGCGTCGCTTCACGCTCCAGGTGCTCACTGCCTTTGCTGTTTCGGCGACCGTGCTTGCGGTCATCGGCCTCTTCGGGGTGCTCTCCTATCTGGTAGAGCAGCGCAGCCGGGAGTTTGGCGTGCGCATGGCGCTCGGAGCAGATCGGCGTCGCATCCTCACCCTGATCGCGAGCCGCGGCCTCTTTCTCGGGGCCTCTGGTGCTATCGTCGGCCTGATGCTCGCCTTTGTCGCCACCGGCCTGCTGCGTGGCAGCCTCTACCACGTCAGCCGCTTTGATCCGCTCACTTACCTCGCGGTCCCTCTGCTGCTCATGATCGTCTCGCTTGCCGCAGTGCTCATTCCCGCACGCAGGGCCGCCGCTGTGGACCCCATGCAGGCCCTGCGCTCGGAGTAG
- a CDS encoding ABC transporter permease, with product MRILRPIFRLRRYDDLSVSIREHLEEKIDELMDEGLSREEAEQAARRAFGNVALLEERSREAWQWPTAESIFADIRYAVRQLRRSPGYAVVVILTMALGIGANTAIFTLVHEILMRRLPVSDPAQLYRLGDSYDDCCFTNGLENADGRVDIFSWEFYRHLRASAPGFEQLAAMQAGIRRMSVRRPGGHVASMTREFVSGNYFQTFGVQAAVGRLLTDGDDQPGAPAVAVLSYEAWQSSYGGDAAVIGSVFRMEGQPVTIVGVAAPAFFGDRVSEAPPSLWIPLSAEPLLEQSSSVLHQPIASWLFLIGRVRPGVSPAILEQQVSAELRHWMLTQTEYRAHGLRPRVERARVVLAPGGAGIQRLQQETGRKLRFLQAISALLLVTACANVANLMLVRGLRRRLEMSVRLALGSARMRLARQLITESILLGVIGGAAGLIVAYGGTHVILALAFPGASHSTIHAMPSLPVLGFALGLSLFTGIFFGIFPASVAVRREPAEALRGNSRVLGGEAVLTQRGLVVFQAALSLVLLVAAGLFTHSLYNSEHEHFGFRTEHRYVLDIDPQAAGYGSADLAGLYRALEERLKVLPGMHRVGLSLYAPFDDDPWVFGAYLPGHISDASEENNQVLFNRVSPGFLETIGQPVLLGRGIQASDGPGSPLVAVVNEAFVRKFLGSGNPIGRRFGLYEHEDVGAYQVVGVVGDALYGDLRSGSRPMVFEPLAQWQNHLTDPIFVNLEAQTHAISVIVMDYTGSAAELERRVRSEIDTIDPNLPSGGFRTMSEQVGASFTQDRLLARMAMLFGLLALTLTAVGLYGMASYQVAQRTREIGLRMAFGARRGQVIAGISRSALRDTACGLLLGAAASAALAPLVRDQLYGVAAWDPASLAAAAVMLLAVAFLASLQPAFRASAVDPMQALRSE from the coding sequence ATGCGCATTCTTCGTCCCATCTTCCGCCTTCGCCGGTATGACGATCTCTCCGTCTCCATTCGCGAGCATCTCGAGGAAAAGATCGATGAGCTGATGGACGAAGGCCTGAGTCGTGAAGAGGCCGAGCAGGCTGCCCGTCGCGCTTTCGGCAATGTGGCGTTACTGGAGGAGCGCAGCCGCGAGGCCTGGCAGTGGCCCACGGCCGAAAGTATTTTCGCGGATATCCGTTATGCCGTTCGCCAGCTGCGCCGCTCGCCGGGCTACGCGGTGGTTGTGATCCTCACCATGGCGCTTGGCATTGGTGCGAATACGGCCATCTTCACGCTCGTGCATGAGATTCTCATGCGCCGGTTGCCGGTGAGCGATCCGGCACAGCTCTATCGGCTAGGCGATTCTTACGACGACTGCTGCTTCACCAATGGTCTCGAGAACGCAGACGGGCGCGTCGACATCTTCTCGTGGGAGTTCTACCGGCATCTTCGTGCCTCGGCTCCGGGCTTTGAACAACTCGCTGCCATGCAGGCGGGTATCCGCCGTATGAGTGTGCGGCGCCCGGGTGGACACGTAGCGTCGATGACGCGTGAGTTCGTCTCCGGCAATTACTTTCAGACCTTCGGCGTGCAGGCGGCAGTTGGACGGCTGCTGACCGACGGAGACGATCAGCCGGGAGCTCCGGCTGTCGCAGTGTTGAGTTATGAGGCATGGCAGTCCTCCTATGGAGGCGATGCTGCGGTCATTGGTTCGGTATTCCGGATGGAAGGCCAGCCGGTCACCATTGTCGGAGTGGCCGCTCCTGCGTTCTTCGGGGATCGCGTCAGCGAGGCGCCTCCATCCCTGTGGATTCCACTCTCTGCCGAACCGCTGCTCGAGCAATCGAGCTCCGTGCTGCACCAGCCCATCGCCAGCTGGCTCTTCCTCATCGGCCGTGTGCGTCCGGGTGTCTCGCCGGCGATCCTTGAACAGCAGGTGTCTGCCGAGCTGCGCCACTGGATGCTGACCCAGACCGAATATCGCGCACACGGGCTGCGGCCGCGTGTTGAGCGCGCCCGCGTCGTGCTTGCTCCCGGCGGCGCCGGTATCCAGAGGCTGCAACAGGAGACAGGCCGGAAGCTGCGTTTCCTGCAGGCCATCTCCGCGCTATTGCTGGTGACAGCCTGTGCCAATGTGGCGAATCTTATGCTGGTACGCGGCCTGCGCCGCCGCCTGGAGATGTCGGTGCGCCTGGCGCTCGGTTCGGCCCGCATGCGTCTGGCCCGGCAGCTGATCACCGAAAGCATCCTGCTGGGCGTGATAGGCGGAGCGGCCGGGCTGATCGTTGCGTATGGCGGAACGCACGTGATCCTTGCGCTGGCCTTTCCGGGCGCTTCACACAGCACGATCCACGCTATGCCTTCTCTACCGGTGCTCGGCTTTGCATTGGGTCTTTCGCTGTTCACCGGGATTTTCTTCGGCATCTTTCCTGCCTCTGTCGCCGTGCGCCGCGAACCTGCCGAGGCGCTGCGCGGCAACAGCCGGGTGCTCGGAGGCGAGGCAGTTCTGACACAGCGTGGCCTGGTCGTCTTCCAGGCGGCGCTCTCGCTTGTGCTGCTGGTTGCTGCCGGTCTCTTCACGCACAGCCTCTACAACAGCGAGCACGAGCACTTCGGCTTCCGCACCGAGCATCGCTATGTCCTGGATATCGATCCGCAGGCCGCGGGGTACGGCTCAGCCGATCTGGCGGGTCTCTATCGCGCTCTCGAGGAGCGGCTCAAGGTGTTGCCCGGCATGCACAGGGTGGGCCTCAGCCTGTATGCGCCGTTCGATGACGATCCCTGGGTCTTCGGAGCATATCTGCCGGGTCATATCTCCGATGCGTCTGAAGAGAATAATCAGGTTCTTTTCAATCGTGTCTCTCCCGGGTTCCTCGAGACCATCGGCCAGCCGGTGCTGCTCGGTCGCGGCATTCAGGCTTCGGATGGCCCGGGTTCACCGCTGGTTGCTGTTGTCAATGAGGCTTTTGTCCGGAAGTTTCTTGGAAGTGGTAATCCCATCGGGCGCCGTTTCGGTCTCTATGAACACGAGGATGTCGGAGCTTACCAGGTCGTCGGAGTTGTCGGCGATGCTCTCTATGGTGATCTGCGCTCCGGTTCGAGGCCGATGGTCTTCGAGCCGCTTGCCCAGTGGCAGAATCATCTTACCGATCCCATCTTCGTGAATCTTGAGGCGCAGACCCATGCCATCTCCGTCATCGTGATGGACTACACCGGCTCTGCCGCCGAGCTTGAGCGGCGTGTGCGCTCGGAAATCGACACGATCGACCCAAATCTTCCCTCAGGCGGCTTTCGCACCATGAGCGAGCAGGTGGGAGCGAGCTTCACGCAGGATCGCCTGCTGGCGCGCATGGCCATGCTCTTCGGCCTTCTGGCGCTTACCCTCACGGCTGTCGGCCTCTACGGGATGGCGTCTTACCAGGTTGCCCAGCGCACGCGGGAAATCGGCCTGCGCATGGCCTTTGGCGCTCGGCGGGGGCAGGTGATTGCCGGTATTTCCAGGTCTGCTCTGCGTGATACTGCATGCGGTCTTCTGCTCGGTGCCGCAGCCTCCGCGGCGCTCGCACCCCTGGTTCGCGACCAGCTCTATGGCGTTGCTGCCTGGGACCCGGCAAGCCTTGCTGCTGCCGCCGTCATGCTGCTGGCTGTTGCATTTCTGGCCAGCCTTCAGCCGGCGTTTCGTGCCTCTGCTGTCGATCCCATGCAGGCCCTGCGTTCGGAATAG
- a CDS encoding PadR family transcriptional regulator has protein sequence MPRNSASRDLFPGALEMMILQSLRQRPMHGYALVKHIQQVSDDLLQIEEGSLYPALQRMLREGWLECETGISAKNRPTRIYRLTDTGLRHLEQEISSFERMFAGITRVLAISQA, from the coding sequence ATGCCCAGAAACTCCGCCTCTCGCGATCTTTTTCCCGGCGCGCTCGAAATGATGATCCTCCAGTCGCTCCGCCAGCGCCCGATGCACGGTTATGCGCTCGTGAAGCACATCCAGCAGGTCTCCGACGACTTGCTGCAAATCGAGGAAGGCTCGCTCTATCCCGCGCTGCAGCGCATGCTCCGCGAGGGCTGGCTTGAGTGTGAGACCGGCATCTCCGCCAAGAACCGCCCTACCCGCATCTATCGCCTGACAGACACCGGTCTTCGTCATCTCGAGCAGGAAATCTCCAGCTTCGAGCGCATGTTCGCCGGTATTACCCGCGTTCTCGCCATCTCGCAAGCCTGA